The genomic DNA GAGCGTGACTCCTGCCTCGCGCAGCACCGCGGCGTGTGACCACCGGCCGTTGCGGGTGTAGAGCGAGGCAACCGGCACCAATACGCCGACCACGCCGGTCGCGGCCAGTGCCTTCGCATCGCCCTCCGACACGTGGTCGAGGTGGTCGGCACTTGCGCATCCGAGCTCGGCCGCCAGCGCCGCCGCGCCGGTGTGGCTGAGCTGGTCCGCGTGGATACGGCCGCCGAGCCCGCCGCTGATGGCCGCCGTGAGGATCCGCCGGGCGTCGTCAACGGTGAACGCGCCCTCGTCACAGAAGACGTCACACCACTGGGCCCCGCGTTCTCCCGCGGTCGGCAGCGTCGCGATCACCTCGTCGACGTACTCCGCGTGGTCGCGGTCCGGCGGGACGACGTGCGCACCGAGATATGTCGTCGTGCAGTCGACACCGGCGGCATCGGCGGCGGCAACGGCTACGGACAGCAACGTGGTCTCGGCGTCGACGGTCAGGCCGTACCCGCTCTTGACCTCGACCGTCGTCGTCCCGCGCGACCGCATCGCGGCCAGCCGGCCGGCGGCCAGCCCGACCAGCTCGTCGTACGACGCAGCGCGGGTGGCGGCGACCGTCGATGCGATCCCGGCCGGGCTGTAGCCACCACCCTCGAGCCGTCCGACGAAGTCGTCGCGCCGGCTGCCGGCCCACACCGCGTGGGTGTGAGAGTCGACGAAGCCCGGGATCACCGCCGCGCCTGCCGCGTCCAGCTCGGGCCGGTCCTCGAGACCCAGCGGGAGGTCGCGGTCGTGCCCGACCCACTCGACCCGGCCGGCGCCGATCACGACGGCGGCATCGACGAGGCGGGGCCGTGCCCACGTGGTCAGGCGGCCGATCCGGCGCACGACCAGACCGGCCGAGTGGGTCACTCCTGCCAGGCCGGCGCGTGCGTGCCCGGCTCGAGCGGCATCCGGATCCCCACCGTCCGTGCGGTGTCGAGCGCGATGTCGTAGCCGGCATCGGCGTGCCGGATGACCCCCATGCCCGGGTCGTTCGTGAGCACCAGCTCCACCCGCCGGCGCGACAGCTCGCTGCCGTCGACGACGACGACCTGCCCGGCGTGGATCGACTTGCCGATACCGACGCCGCCTCCGTGGTGGATCGAGACCCAGCTGGCACCGGACGACGTGTTGACGAGGGCGTTGAGCAACGGCCAGTCGGCCACCGCGTCCGTGCCGTCCCGCATGCCTTCGGTCTCGCGCTCCGGGCTGGCCACCGAGCCGGCGTCGAGATGGTCGCGGCCGATGACGACCGGTGCGGTGATCGCGCCGCGCGCGACCAGCTCGTCGAACGCGAGGCCGGCCTGGTGGCGCTCGCCGTACCCGAGCCAGCAGATCCGGGCCGGCAACCCCTCGCCCTTCACGTTCTTCGCCGCGAACCGGATCCAGCGTTGCAGGTCGTCGTTGTCCGGGAAGGCCGACATCACGGCCTGGTCGGTGGCGGCCAGATCCGCCGGGTCACCCGACAGGCAGGCCCAGCGGAAGGGCCCCGCGCCACGCGAGAACAACGGCCGGATGTACGCCAGCACGAAGCCCGGGTAGTCGAAAGCGTTGGTGACGCCGACATCGCGAGCCTGCCCGCGCAACCCGTTGCCGTAGTCGAACACCACGGCGCCCGCCTTCTGCAGGTCGAGCATCGCCTGGCAGTGCACGGCCATGGCCTGCTGCGCGCGTTCGACGTACTCCGAGGGCTTGGTACGACGGAGCTCGAGCGCCTCGTCGACGGTCATGCCGTTGGGCACGTAGCCGTTCAGCGCGTCGTGGGCGCTGGTCTGGTCGGTCACCACGTCAGGGACGATGCCGCGCGCGACCAGGTCGGGAAGCACGTCCGCGGCGTTGGCCACGACCGCGACCGACAGCGCGCGGCGGTCCTTGGCCGCAGCCTGTACCCGGGCCAGGCCGTCTTCGAGCGAGTCGGCGATCTCGTCGAGATAGCCGTGGTCGAGCCGCCGTTGGGCCCGGCTCGGGTCGACCTCGATGCAGAGCGCCGCTCCGCCGTTGCCGGTGACCGCGAGCGGCTGCGCACCGCCCATCCCGCCGAGCCCGGCGGTCAGCACCCATCGGCCGGCGAGCGTGCCGCCGAAGTGCTTGTTCGCGACCTCGGAGAAGGTCACGAAAGTGCCCTGGAGGATGCCCTGGGTGCCGATGTAGATCCACGAGCCCGCGGTCATCTGACCGAACATGATCAGGCCGAGGTCCTCGAGCTCGCGGAAGTGCTCTGGCGTCGCCCACTTCGGCACCAGGTTGGAGTTTGCGATCAGGACGCGCGGTGCCATCTCGTGGGTCCGGACGATGCCGACCGGCTTGCCGCTCTGCACCAGCAGCGTGTCGTCCGGCGCCATCGTGCGCAAGGACTCGACGATCGCGTCGAAGCAGTGCCAGTCGCGCGCGGCTCGCCCCGATCCGCCGTACACGACCAGATCGTCCGGCCGCTCGGCGACCTCCGGGTCGAGGTTGTTGTGCAGCATCCGCAGGGCGCCTTCGGCTCCCCACGAGTGCGCGGTTCGCTGGGTTCCGCGCGGGGCGCGGACGACGCGTGCACCATCCATGTCGCGGAGGTTACGCCAGCGAACGCGGGCGGCGCACCCGCCGGGATCAGGCCAGCGGGCCGGTCACCTGCTCAGCGGCCGCGACGAACTCACCGCTACGGACCCCGACAACCGCGGCGGCGATCTCCGGGGCAAGGTGACGGTCGGGACCCGGTCCGGGAACGGACTCGCGCAACGCAGCAATCACCGCTGCGGTCGCCGGCGCGGGCGTGAGCGGTGCCAGCAGGTCGATCGCCCGCGCGGCGGTGAGGATCTCGATCGCCACCACCCGCCCGGCGAGGTCGATCGCCCGGCGCAGCTTGCGGGCCGCCGACCACCCCATCGACACGTGGTCCTCCTGCATCGCCGACGAGGGGATCGAGTCGACGCTCGCGGGCACCGCCAGCCGCTTGCACTCGTTCACCAGGGCGGCCTGGGTGTACTGCGCGATCATGTGTCCCGAGTCGACTCCTGGGTCGTCAGCGAGGAACGGTGGCAGCCCTTGCGACCGATGGCGGTCGAGCATGCGATCCGTACGTCGTTCCGAGATCGACGCGAGATCGGCGGCGGCGATGGCGAGAAAGTCGCAGACGTACCCCACAGGGGCGCCGTGGAAGTTGCCGTTGGACTCGACCCGGCCGTCGTCCAGAACGACCGGGTTGTCGATCGCGGACGCGAGCTCGTATCCGGCAACCCGGCGGGCGTGGTCCAGGGTGTCCCGACAGGCGCCGGCCACCTGCGGAGCACAACGCAGCGAGTAGGCGTCCTGCACGCGGGTGTCGTCGGGCCCGCGGTGGGAAGCGACGATGGCGGAGTCAGCGAGGATCGCCCGCATGTTGGCCGCCGACGCCGCCTGACCGGGTTGCGGGCGTAGCAAATGGAGGTCGGCGGCGAACACCCGATCGGTGCCGAGCAGCGCCTCGATGCTCATCGAGGCAGCGAGGTCGGCCGCGGTGACCAGGCCGCCCAGGTCCTGGTTGGCAAGGACGAGCATGCCGAGCATCCCGTCGGTGCCGTTGAGCAGGGCGAGGCCTTCTTTCTCCTCGAGGACGACCGGCTCGATCCCGTGCGTGCGCAGGGAGACCGCAGCGTCGACCGGCTCCCCGGACTCGTCGTGCACCTCGCCCTCGCCCATCATCGCGAGCGCGCACGCGGCGAGCGGGGCGAGATCCCCGCTGCAGCCGAGCGACCCGAACTCCGGCACCACCGGCGTCACGCCGGCGTTCAGCATCGCGGCGATCGTCGTTGCGAGCAGCGGCCGCGACCCGGTGTGGCCGGTCGCGAGGGTGTGCAGCCGCAGCAGCTGCATCGCGCGCACGACCTCGCGCTCGACCGGCGCGCCGGTCCCGGCCGCGTGCGAGCGCACCAGGGACCGCTGAAGGTCGCGGCGGCGCTCGAACGGGATCTCGGTGGTGGCGAGCGCACCGAAGCCGGTCGAGATCCCGTACGCCGGCACCTCGGACTCGCCGAGCTCCTCGACATGCGCACGGCTGCTCGCCATCACCGCGAGCGCCTCATCGGAGATGACGACCTCGGCGTCCGCGCGGGCGACCGCGATGACCTCCTCCGGGGTCAGCGGTGCGGGCGTGACGACGACGGTCATGGCTCCCCCTCCATGCTGCGAGCTGCGAACACCTCGATTGCCCGAGCGGTCAGCGGACCCGGCGATGCCGGCAGCGCCGTGCCGTCGACGAGGCGGATCGGCTGGACGTCGCGTGTGCTCGACGTCAGAAACGCCTCGTCCGCCGTCGCCAACACCCCTACCGGCGTCGCCTCCTCGACGACGTCGCCCAGCCACTCGACCACCAGGTCCCTGGTGATGCCGAGCAAGCACCCGGTGCGGGCGGGCGGTGTGTAGAGCCGGCCGCCGATCCCGACGAAGACGTTCGAGCCGGTGCCCTCGCAGAGCTCGCCGGCGGTGTTGGCGAGGATCGCCTCGCTCGCACCTCGCTCGTGCGCGTACCGAAGCGCGATGACGTTGTCGGCGTACGACGTGGTTTTGAGTCCGGCGGTGGCGCTGTGCTCGTTGCGGCGCCACGGGACGATCGCGACATCAGCATGGCTGGGCCACTCGGCCAGCGGCGAGGTCGCGACGATGATCGTCGGGCCGGTCTCACCTCGAGTCGTGGCGTACGGCGACGGGCCGCCGGTCACGGTGATCCGCAGCCGCGCGTGTGGAAGGTCGTCGACCGCAAGGACCGCCTCGACTCCCGCTCTCACGACGTCGAGGTCGACCTCGAGCGCCATGCCTCTGGCCGAGCGTTCGAGGCGGCGCAGGTGGCGGGTGAGAGCAAACGGCCGGCCGTCGACGACCTTGGTGGCCTCGAAGATGCCGTCGCCGACGGTCACGCCGTGGTCGTCGGCGCGCAGCACGGGTGCGCCGGGCTCGGCCAGCACTCCGTTGACCCAAACCGTCACGAGTCGTTCCGTAGCGCCAGTCCGGCCGCGACCTCGAGCAGGCACATCGCGGCGAGGGAGATCGTGCGTTCGTCTGGCGCGTCACGGGTCGCGTCCACCTCGGCGATATCCATCGCGCGGACCCGGGGGGAGTTGGCGGACAGGAACGCCGCCTGCAGCACCTCCGCAGCCGACAGCCCGCCGGGAACCGCCCCAGGGCAGGCCGGCGCCACCGAGCGGTCACACACGTCGAGGTCGAGATCGACGTAGATGTCGCCGCCACCCGCGCCGGCGATCTCGAACGCCTCGCGCAGGCAGTCGCCGATCCCCCGACCGGCGACCTCGCCCCGGCCGATCACGGTCACGCCGCGCGCGTGTGCCTCGGTGGCATAGGACCTGCTGTTGGCCCAGTCCGCGATGCCTACCTGCACGATCTGCTCGCCGGGCAGGCCGGCCTCGATCAGGTCCCGGACCGGTGTCGCGTTGCTCCGCCCGTCGCGCAGGTCGTTATGGGCGTCGAGCGTGACCAGGCCGGCGGCCGACAGGTCGTCGCCGAACGCGCCCGCCATCACGGGGTAGCTCAACGAGTTGTCGCCTCCGATCGTGAGCAGCAGGCGAGACTTCGCCGCCGCGGTCTCGGCCGCCGTGCGCACGCGCCACTCGCCCTCGACCGGTACGTCGGGGTCCGCGACATCGCCGCGGTCCCACGGCGCGACCATCTCGGCCACGTCGAGCCGGCGCGACGCACACCACGTCGAGAACCGGCCGAGCGCCCGGCGTACCGCTCCGGGGGTGGCGTGGGCGCCGCTCTGGGACAGAGAGGTGGCGAAGGCCGGAACGCCGAGAACGGCGAGATCGACCGGTCGCTCTCCCGGCCCGGCCGCCAGCCAGTCGGAGGCCTTCGGCCAGCGCCGATCCTGCTGCGGGAGCACCACGGGGCGATGCTCGCATGCCCGGCGCTCCTGTAACATCGGCGGCGCACCGAGGAGGCGGTCTGGCGCCTCGGGCGCGCGGACGTAGCGCAGCTGGTAGCGCATCACCTTGCCAAGGTGAGGGTCGCGGGTTCGAATCCCGTCGTCCGCTCGGTGGCGCCTCTCGGGGCGCCCCACTGCACTATCCAGGCGGGATGGCCGAGTGGCTTAGGCAAGGGCCTGCAAAGCCCTGTACGCGGGTTCGATTCCCGCTCCCGCCTCGCAACACCGAACGGGCGGTTGGCGCAGTCTGGCTAGCGCGCTTCCCTGACACGGAAGAGGTCACAGGTTCAAGTCCTGTACCGCCCACCAGCAGAAGCACCGGCCGGCTCCTGAGCCGGGTCTCGCGGGCGAACGTCAGTGACCGTTGGACATCAGGACGGCGGCGCAGCTGAGGCAACGTTGCTCGCTCGGTACGTCGTCCCAGTAGTAGCCGTCCACTTGCTCGAGCCGCAGGCCTGGTCTGCACAGGGCGGTACCGTCGCCGTCGATCGCGTGCGCGACACCGACGTCATCGAGGCTGGCCGGACTCGGCGGGGGATGTCCGGCAGGGATGACATCGCCAGCGCCGGTTGAGTGCTCAGCGACGTAGCGAGCAAGCCGCCCAAGGAGAGGATCGAGCACCGGATCGATGTCGCTTTCCGGTGTCTCCTCGTGTGGATCTTCTTCCGTCACAAGCTGCGTCCGGTCCTCGGGCCAGACGAAACAGCCGGCACAACCGCGCGACGTACGCCTGACCACCGTGGAACCGCCTCGTCGGCGGGTCCGGAGGCGCTCAACGTTCGGCTGACGCGAAGCCCGGACTAGCGGTGCTTTGCTAGTCCATCACCGGGTCGGTGACTCCTGTGCCCTCCTTACCCCCGGCCTGCGCCGGTATTCGGGCCGTATCCTTGCGCTGTGTGTGCGCGGGATTTGGACGCGTGGCAGCTAGCGCTGCACGAGGCCGAGGAGGTCCTGCGAGAACGCGAGCAACTGGCACAGGCCGGTGAGCCGACGCCGCAGGAGTTGCGCGCCTTCGCTGACGAACGCGACAAGCTTGCCGACGAACGCAACGGTCTCGCCGATGCCTACGACGCACAGGCCAGAGAGCGCGACGCCGCCGGATTTGCTCGGGACGTGGTCGGGTCGTTCCGTGACCGCAGGGCCCGCGCGCGTGACGATGACCGCGACGCCGGGGCGCTGGATCGGTTCGCCGCCGGCTCGGACCGTGATCTCGCGGCCGGTGATCGCGCGGACTCACTCGACGACCGGCGACGCTCCGCCAGATCCCGGCAGGCGGCAAGCGAAGAACGTCAACGTGCGGCAGCCGACCGAGACTTCGCAGCCAGCCGGGCCGAGGACCTGCAGCACGAGATCGAAGGGCTCCACGAGGCGTTAGACACTCGGCTGACGATCGGGCGCGCAGAGGGACTGCTGATGGCCCGCTACGGGCTACAGCCGGATGCCGCCTTCCGGTTGCTCGTCAAGCTTTCCCAGGAGCTTCACATCAAGCTTCGCGACGTAGCCGGCCGCCTTGTCGCGCAAGCTGCTCAGCATCCGCACCCCCTCGACAACGACCGGACACCCGTCG from Mycobacteriales bacterium includes the following:
- the hutI gene encoding imidazolonepropionase; its protein translation is MTHSAGLVVRRIGRLTTWARPRLVDAAVVIGAGRVEWVGHDRDLPLGLEDRPELDAAGAAVIPGFVDSHTHAVWAGSRRDDFVGRLEGGGYSPAGIASTVAATRAASYDELVGLAAGRLAAMRSRGTTTVEVKSGYGLTVDAETTLLSVAVAAADAAGVDCTTTYLGAHVVPPDRDHAEYVDEVIATLPTAGERGAQWCDVFCDEGAFTVDDARRILTAAISGGLGGRIHADQLSHTGAAALAAELGCASADHLDHVSEGDAKALAATGVVGVLVPVASLYTRNGRWSHAAVLREAGVTLAVATDCNPGTAWCESMPYAIQLACLEMGLGVDEALAAATLGGAKALRRDDIGHLGVG
- the hutU gene encoding urocanate hydratase, translated to MDGARVVRAPRGTQRTAHSWGAEGALRMLHNNLDPEVAERPDDLVVYGGSGRAARDWHCFDAIVESLRTMAPDDTLLVQSGKPVGIVRTHEMAPRVLIANSNLVPKWATPEHFRELEDLGLIMFGQMTAGSWIYIGTQGILQGTFVTFSEVANKHFGGTLAGRWVLTAGLGGMGGAQPLAVTGNGGAALCIEVDPSRAQRRLDHGYLDEIADSLEDGLARVQAAAKDRRALSVAVVANAADVLPDLVARGIVPDVVTDQTSAHDALNGYVPNGMTVDEALELRRTKPSEYVERAQQAMAVHCQAMLDLQKAGAVVFDYGNGLRGQARDVGVTNAFDYPGFVLAYIRPLFSRGAGPFRWACLSGDPADLAATDQAVMSAFPDNDDLQRWIRFAAKNVKGEGLPARICWLGYGERHQAGLAFDELVARGAITAPVVIGRDHLDAGSVASPERETEGMRDGTDAVADWPLLNALVNTSSGASWVSIHHGGGVGIGKSIHAGQVVVVDGSELSRRRVELVLTNDPGMGVIRHADAGYDIALDTARTVGIRMPLEPGTHAPAWQE
- the hutH gene encoding histidine ammonia-lyase; this encodes MTVVVTPAPLTPEEVIAVARADAEVVISDEALAVMASSRAHVEELGESEVPAYGISTGFGALATTEIPFERRRDLQRSLVRSHAAGTGAPVEREVVRAMQLLRLHTLATGHTGSRPLLATTIAAMLNAGVTPVVPEFGSLGCSGDLAPLAACALAMMGEGEVHDESGEPVDAAVSLRTHGIEPVVLEEKEGLALLNGTDGMLGMLVLANQDLGGLVTAADLAASMSIEALLGTDRVFAADLHLLRPQPGQAASAANMRAILADSAIVASHRGPDDTRVQDAYSLRCAPQVAGACRDTLDHARRVAGYELASAIDNPVVLDDGRVESNGNFHGAPVGYVCDFLAIAAADLASISERRTDRMLDRHRSQGLPPFLADDPGVDSGHMIAQYTQAALVNECKRLAVPASVDSIPSSAMQEDHVSMGWSAARKLRRAIDLAGRVVAIEILTAARAIDLLAPLTPAPATAAVIAALRESVPGPGPDRHLAPEIAAAVVGVRSGEFVAAAEQVTGPLA
- a CDS encoding aminotransferase class IV, producing MTVWVNGVLAEPGAPVLRADDHGVTVGDGIFEATKVVDGRPFALTRHLRRLERSARGMALEVDLDVVRAGVEAVLAVDDLPHARLRITVTGGPSPYATTRGETGPTIIVATSPLAEWPSHADVAIVPWRRNEHSATAGLKTTSYADNVIALRYAHERGASEAILANTAGELCEGTGSNVFVGIGGRLYTPPARTGCLLGITRDLVVEWLGDVVEEATPVGVLATADEAFLTSSTRDVQPIRLVDGTALPASPGPLTARAIEVFAARSMEGEP
- a CDS encoding arginase family protein encodes the protein MRYQLRYVRAPEAPDRLLGAPPMLQERRACEHRPVVLPQQDRRWPKASDWLAAGPGERPVDLAVLGVPAFATSLSQSGAHATPGAVRRALGRFSTWCASRRLDVAEMVAPWDRGDVADPDVPVEGEWRVRTAAETAAAKSRLLLTIGGDNSLSYPVMAGAFGDDLSAAGLVTLDAHNDLRDGRSNATPVRDLIEAGLPGEQIVQVGIADWANSRSYATEAHARGVTVIGRGEVAGRGIGDCLREAFEIAGAGGGDIYVDLDLDVCDRSVAPACPGAVPGGLSAAEVLQAAFLSANSPRVRAMDIAEVDATRDAPDERTISLAAMCLLEVAAGLALRNDS
- a CDS encoding ANTAR domain-containing protein, giving the protein MCARDLDAWQLALHEAEEVLREREQLAQAGEPTPQELRAFADERDKLADERNGLADAYDAQARERDAAGFARDVVGSFRDRRARARDDDRDAGALDRFAAGSDRDLAAGDRADSLDDRRRSARSRQAASEERQRAAADRDFAASRAEDLQHEIEGLHEALDTRLTIGRAEGLLMARYGLQPDAAFRLLVKLSQELHIKLRDVAGRLVAQAAQHPHPLDNDRTPVADDEG